The Zonotrichia albicollis isolate bZonAlb1 chromosome 6, bZonAlb1.hap1, whole genome shotgun sequence genome window below encodes:
- the LOC102060671 gene encoding acyl-coenzyme A thioesterase 5, with translation MVPPCRGCWQGCNNGSRQIWHLPAHVDPHHSCLNSPHPRLCVGSCIHKRSLSLNADSGLDNSGVMWQVSARSLCRASSRAWQRQLPWPGPAPAAPRSRGPAWSPGTAPAQGLSSMAPSIHLSPAARSLFDQPLAIAVQGLGPRQQVTLRTSLRDETRELFQASARYQAGDDGELDLARCPALPGGSFSGLEPMGLLWALQPEKPFWRLVKRDVQSPFLLQLEVFEGHGERHGRLLAQAQHERAFLRDGVRRIPVREGRIRATLFLPPGEDTFPGIIDIHGLGGGLFESRASLLANHGFATLALAYYQFEDLPQEPKTLHLEYFEEAVNYMLQHPQVKGPGVGLLGFSKGAEVSLAMAAFLKNILAVASLNAPVAVTAIPLSYKNKIIPTVALHEHKAKATNSKFLDYSDGMDDPFQAPGDQSRIPLEKGEAQLLFMVGQDDCVVKSEYHATEVCKLLQAQGKKNFQILSYPGTGHCIDPPFFPLYHIGSHPVFHKRAALGGELRAYSKAQVHAWSQIQAFFKKYLIVN, from the exons ATGGTCCCGCCCTGCCGTGGGTGCTGGCAGGGATGCAACAATGGCTCCAGGCAAATCTGGCATCTCCCAGCACATGTAGATCCACACCATTCCTGCTTAAATTCCCCCCACCCCCGCCTATGTGTAGGAAGCTGCATTCATAAAAGAAGCCTCAGCTTGAATGCAGACAGTGGACTCGACAACTCCGGAGTCATGTGGCAGGTCAGTGCCCGCTCCCTGTGCCGGGCCAGTTCCCGCgcctggcagaggcagctgccctGGCCCGGCCCCGCACCTGCAGCCCCACGGAGCCGCGGCCCCGCGTGGAGCCCCGGGACAGCCCCCGCCCAGGGACTCTCCTCCATGGCCCCCTCCATCCACCTGTCGCCCGCCGCCCGCAGCCTCTTCGATCAGCCGCTGGCCATCGCCGTGCAGGGCCTGGGCCCGCGGCAGCAGGTCACTCTGCGGACGTCCTTGCGGGACGAGACCAGAGAGCTGTTCCAGGCCAGTGCCCGCTACCAGGCGGGCGACGACGGCGAGCTGGATCTCGCCCGCTGTCCTGCGCTGCCGGGAGGCAGCTTCTCCGGCCTGGAgcccatggggctgctctgggctttgCAGCCCGAGAAACCTTTCTGGCGGCTGGTAAAGCGGGACGTGCAGAGtcccttcctcctgcagctggaggtgTTTGAGGGCCACGGGGAGCGCCACGGGCGGCTCCTGGCCCAGGCGCAGCACGAGCGGGCGTTCCTGCGGGACGGGGTGCGGAGAATCCCGGTGCGAGAAGGGAGGATCCGGGCGACGCTTTTCCTGCCCCCCG GAGAAGACACCTTTCCAGGGATCATTGATATACATGGACTTGGAGGAGGTCTTTTTGAGTCCAGAGCAAGCCTGCTGGCCAATCATGGCTTTGCCACACTCGCCCTGGCTTATTATCAATTTGAGGATCTGCCCCAGGAACCAAAGACACTCCATCTGGAATATTTTGAAGAGGCAGTGAACTATAtgctgcagcacccacag GTGAAGGGTCCAGGGGTTGGCCTGCTTGGTTTCTCCAAAGGAGCCGAAGTGTCCCTTGCCATGGCTGCCTTCCTGAAGAACATCTTGGCTGTTGCTTCCCTCAATGCCCCTGTTGCTGTTACAGCGATTCCTCTctcttacaaaaataaaatcatccCCACTGTGGCCTTACATGAACACAAAGCCAAGGCCACCAATTCCAAATTTCTTGACTATTCTGATGGCATGGATGATCCCTTTCAAGCTCCTGGCGACCAAAGCCGGATCCCACTAGAGAAAGGTGAGGCACAGCTTCTATTCATGGTGGGCCAAGATGACTGTGTTGTCAAAAGTGAGTATCATGCTACTGAAGTCTGCAAGCTTCTGCAAGCtcaagggaagaaaaatttTCAGATTCTCTCCTACCCTGGAACAGGGCACTGCATAGACCCaccctttttccctttgtacCACATAGGAAGCCACCCTGTTTTTCACAAGCGAGCAGCCCTGGGTGGGGAGCTCAGGGCTTATTCTAAAGCTCAGGTTCATGCTTGGTCACAGATCCAGGCATTTTTCAAAAAGTATTTAATTGTTAACTAA